In Balearica regulorum gibbericeps isolate bBalReg1 chromosome 2, bBalReg1.pri, whole genome shotgun sequence, one DNA window encodes the following:
- the JCAD gene encoding junctional cadherin 5-associated protein isoform X3: MFSVEDLLISHGYKLSKNPPVSYESRYDGYQHEIAGNRSSQRTLNGFEAESRAGAYSKKPLVKTNSSSTESSHGSQGRVYDRPELAWSSQPKTDKDLAYWRRRGQDFSVLLGYSQKGGVEMKSLAAAPGAPRHPKDRELKVGTGAGYVRRSGLQEGCEVPGDCKWQSLGMESWNQPKKVGRQMSEGDREKLLQELYSLTLGDNVLSTHNKGKSQSLPRVLSPESMRCVEMPSLTNSNNSLSVTKTPSYPPNRLSVEPAKHHETGGHFLPLVKPKYGRPLKPPSYELQRQTRAPAETVGFQDHYHKDEPTPYLAKVNEPRQDSCIQDSGLEPPVYVPPPSYKSPPHQNMTPQPLNEVPNNNAYASSNQQGPAERVVPCQRPAANAFEAGGDPCKDNHLPHGKQSHARRPADYLRSVQYIPFDDPRIRHIKIAPLEGLQDNTENARSPSSGALQERDLEVQYNGAFLDASNLSNSTKGERTSDSSTHSNRWLAPSIRDQENCALPDQRDSCSTTNHSPRNEASTEYTKGKLSVRNSHMDSTCETVTKVKKFEPGTGMQSKKSSKKKMNETIFCLVSIPVKSESNLPDTDRNNNITQSPDKNGFDNNGALQEQSLLSMSSTDLELQALTGSMTNKNDLQKQEMWRPEEFKQMNDLRFIQPTKHRELKYSGSWPGDQYKDQQTQTSFAEEPKSSQFFHGTKPEQPNSNKLLSPKLLGCTASTIGSKQTGLPSDERSCRQSAYGMKGQMYLSQSSNSAFSRTATSVLQAPSLKAHQSQRVPAQERETSLLSKGEVVKGEAGAPCNSKELFGQFLLKPVSRRPWDAISELESFNKELQGQEESTSSEEDSESAATSPHAGPPTQRRASRNEKSNQEPKHSGKSKTVVPDVPVFKSGRVKSKSESWSVGTEHGGEPGCVGSQGSLQPGGSSEGVGPADGSLITEMRTGEAKSRTSKQPVRVGPLKRVLSSSPSSSCHSNPFNNPVLQEMSEDQNYLAFVKLSKGATPAKDAVLERGSVVRLSLTKRNQGRSEPDLRSVGLEVAPGSGANNSDPSSNANAVEIPVNESLQARAARILGIDVAVESLLPDDHLGPHPRTSPANCAQDFESSVGSAVSDKEGKKDSSYEGRRKCGWTESALFVGAGGRSLYTDECQTSQQEASAKPLVTEQVLEHHVSPSQGEDQNLVCKSAVYQHSEKRVRSTSKVIETLQGKLTSPPSRTAMDRLVRMKEVDSVSRMRRLSIKSADSGEEVDEEKLSRVQEERGSKLASSGAVSKRVISLSENGYLGGMDKKKIDRDFSLDTYDPTKVEKV, translated from the exons ATGTTCAGTGTCGAGGACCTCCTGATTTCTCATGGATACAAATTGTCAAAAAATCCCCCTGTTTCATATGAGAGCAGGTATGATGGATACCAGCATGAAATTGCGGGAAATAGATCTTCTCAGAGAACGCTGAATGGGTTTGAGGCAGAATCGAGAGCTGGGGCTTACAGCAAGAAACCTCTGGTGAAAACCAACTCGAGCAGCACCGAAAGCAGCCATGGGAGCCAAGGGAG ggtTTATGACAGGCCCGAATTAGCATGGTCATCCCAGCCCAAGACTGATAAAGATCTTGCCTACTGGAGAAGACGAGGACAGGACTTCAGTGTGCTACTGGGCTATTCCCAGAAAGGTGGTGTGGAAATGAAaagcctggctgcagccccaggggcaCCCCGGCACCCCAAGGACAGAGAGCTGAAGGTGGGCACGGGCGCAGGGTACGTCAGAAGAAGTGGCTTGCAGGAGGGCTGCGAAGTGCCGGGCGACTGCAAATGGCAAAGTCTGGGAATGGAAAGCTGGAACCAGCCAAAAAAGGTAGGGAGGCAAATGTCCGAGGGTGACAGGGAGAAGCTGCTTCAAGAGCTGTATTCATTGACCCTGGGAGACAACGTGCTGAGCACCCACAACAAGGGGAAATCGCAGTCCCTGCCGAGGGTCCTTTCACCAGAGAGTATGAGGTGTGTGGAAATGCCCTCCCTGACCAACAGTAACAACTCGCTGAGCGTAACTAAAACCCCCTCCTATCCCCCAAACAGACTGAGTGTGGAACCAGCCAAGCACCATGAAACAGGAGGCCATTTCCTTCCCCTGGTGAAACCCAAGTATGGGAGACCTCTCAAGCCTCCGTCCTATGAACTGCAGCGGCAGACGAGGGCACCCGCGGAAACCGTGGGTTTCCAAGACCACTACCACAAAGACGAACCCACCCCCTACTTAGCCAAAGTCAATGAGCCAAGGCAAGATTCTTGCATTCAAGACTCTGGTTTGGAGCCCCCGGTCTACGTACCTCCTCCATCTTACAAATCCCCACCTCACCAAAACATGACCCCACAGCCCCTCAATGAAGTGCCTAACAACAATGCGTATGCCAGCAGCAATCAGCAGGGTCCTGCGGAGCGGGTTGTCCCCTGCCAACGACCAGCCGCAAATGCTTTTGAAGCAGGGGGTGACCCTTGCAAAGACAACCATCTTCCTCATGGGAAGCAAAGCCATGCGAGGCGCCCGGCTGACTACCTGCGGTCTGTTCAGTATATTCCCTTTGATGATCCTCGGATACGACATATTAAAATTGCACCACTGGAAGGTCTGCAGGACAACACTGAAAATGCACGTAGTCCCAGTTCTGGTGCTTTGCAAGAGAGAGATCTTGAAGTACAGTACAACGGTGCCTTCTTAGATGCATCAAACTTGTCCAATTCTACAAAGGGAGAAAGAACTTCCGACAGCTCCACCCATAGCAACAGATGGTTGGCACCGTCCATCCGAGATCAGGAAAATTGTGCCTTGCCGGACCAAAGAGATAGTTGTAGCACAACTAATCATAGCCCCCGTAATGAAGCCAGCACGGAGTACACAAAAGGCAAACTTTCTGTAAGAAATTCACATATGGACAGCACCTGTGAGACTGTTacaaaagtgaaaaagtttGAACCTGGAACTGGGATGCAGAGCAAAAagagttcaaagaaaaaaatgaatgaaactaTATTTTGTTTGGTCTCTATCCCAGTTAAATCAGAATCCAATCTGCCAGATACAGATAGGAACAACAACATAACCCAGAGCCCCGATAAGAATGGGTTTGATAACAATGGAGCTTTGCAAGAACAAAGTCTCTTAAGTATGTCTTCAACGGACTTGGAGTTACAAGCGCTTACAGGAAGCATGACCAATAAAAATGACTTACAAAAACAAGAGATGTGGAGACCAGAAGAGTTCAAACAAATGAATGACCTCAGATTTATTCAGCCTACAAAACACAGAGAGCTCAAGTACTCTGGCTCCTGGCCAGGTGATCAGTACAAAGACCAGCAGACACAGACCAGTTTCGCCGAAGAACCTAAAAGCTCACAATTTTTCCATGGTACAAAGCCTGAACAGCCCAATAGTAACAAACTGCTGTCTCCGAAGCTCCTAGGATGTACAGCATCCACGATAGGGTCAAAACAGACAGGGTTACCTTCTGATGAGagaagctgcaggcagagcgCTTATGGCATGAAGGGTCAGATGTACCTCAGCCAGTCTAGCAACAGTGCTTTTTCCAGGACTGCCACCTCGGTTCTTCAGGCCCCGTCCCTAAAAGCCCACCAGAGCCAGCGCGTGCCTGCCCAGGAGAGGGAAACCAGCCTTCTTTCCAAGGGAGAGGTAGTTAAGGGAGAAGCAGGCGCTCCCTGCAACAGTAAAGAGCTGTTTGGGCAGTTCCTGTTGAAACCCGTAAGTCGCCGTCCCTGGGATGCAATAAGTGAGCTAGAAAGTTTTAACAAGGAGCTGCAAGGGCAAGAGGAGAGCACAAGCAGTGAAGAAGATTCGGAAAGCGCTGCAACTTCTCCACACGCAGGTCCCCCTACGCAGAGGAGGGCGTCCAGAAATGAGAAGTCGAACCAGGAGCCAAAACACAGTGGGAAGTCGAAAACGGTTGTGCCAGACGTGCCTGTATTCAAGTCAGGAAGAGTTAAAAGTAAGTCTGAAAGTTGGAGCGTGGGGACGGAGCATGGTGGTGAGCCGGGCTGCGTTGGCTCTCAAGGCTCCTTGCAGCCAGGAGGGAGCAGTGAAGGAGTCGGGCCAGCAGATGGAAGTCTGATAACAGAAATGAGGACGGGGGAAGCCAAGAGCAGAACAAGCAAGCAGCCAGTTCGCGTGGGCCCTCTCAAGAGAGTTTTGTCCAGTAGCCCAAGCAGTTCGTGTCACAGTAATCCTTTCAATAACCCTGTCTTGCAGGAGATGAGCGAAGACCAAAATTACCTAGCCTTTGTTAAACTGAGCAAAGGTGCAACTCCCGCAAAGGATGCAGTATTAGAGAGAGGCTCCGTAGTACGCTTGTCACTAACAAAGAGGAACCAAGGGCGCTCTGAGCCAGATTTGAGGTCCGTGGGACTTGAGGTAGCCCCAGGATCTGGTGCTAACAATTCTGATCCCTCTTCAAATGCAAATGCAGTGGAAATCCCTGTGAATGAGTCATTGCAGGCCAGAGCTGCAAGAATTTTAGGTATAGATGTAGCAGTGGAGTCTCTCCTTCCTGATGACCACCTTGGGCCCCACCCACGCACTAGCCCTGCAAACTGTGCCCAGGACTTTGAGTCATCAGTGGGGAGCGCAGTAAGtgacaaagaaggaaaaaaagatagttCTTATGAAGGCAGACGAAAGTGTGGCTGGACAGAGAGTGCTCTCTTTGTCGGAGCAGGAGGCCGGTCTTTATACACTGATGAATGCCAGACGTCTCAACAGGAAGCCAGTGCTAAACCACTGGTAACTGAGCAAGTTCTTGAGCATCATGTAAGTCCCAGCCAAGGTGAGGACCAAAACTTGGTTTGCAAGTCAGCTGTGTATCAGCATTCAGAAAAGAGAGTAAGGAGCACCTCAAAAGTGATAGAGACGCTTCAAGGCAAGCTCACATCTCCACCAAGCCGGACTGCCATGGATCGCTTAGTGCGAATGAAAGAAGTTGACTCTGTGTCTCGGATGAGACGTCTGAGCATTAAGAGCGCAGACTCGGGAGAGGAGGTGGATGAGGAGAAGCTGTCAAGGGTacaagaggagagaggaagcaaGCTGGCAAGCTCCGGGGCTGTTTCCAAGCGTGTTATCTCTCTCAGTGAAAACGGATATTTAGGTGGAATGGACAAGAAGAAGATtgacagagatttttctttag atacataTGACCCCACCAAAGTTGAAAAGGTGTGA
- the JCAD gene encoding junctional cadherin 5-associated protein isoform X5 — protein sequence MFSVEDLLISHGYKLSKNPPVSYESRYDGYQHEIAGNRSSQRTLNGFEAESRAGAYSKKPLVKTNSSSTESSHGSQGRVYDRPELAWSSQPKTDKDLAYWRRRGQDFSVLLGYSQKGGVEMKSLAAAPGAPRHPKDRELKVGTGAGYVRRSGLQEGCEVPGDCKWQSLGMESWNQPKKVGRQMSEGDREKLLQELYSLTLGDNVLSTHNKGKSQSLPRVLSPESMRLSVEPAKHHETGGHFLPLVKPKYGRPLKPPSYELQRQTRAPAETVGFQDHYHKDEPTPYLAKVNEPRQDSCIQDSGLEPPVYVPPPSYKSPPHQNMTPQPLNEVPNNNAYASSNQQGPAERVVPCQRPAANAFEAGGDPCKDNHLPHGKQSHARRPADYLRSVQYIPFDDPRIRHIKIAPLEGLQDNTENARSPSSGALQERDLEVQYNGAFLDASNLSNSTKGERTSDSSTHSNRWLAPSIRDQENCALPDQRDSCSTTNHSPRNEASTEYTKGKLSVRNSHMDSTCETVTKVKKFEPGTGMQSKKSSKKKMNETIFCLVSIPVKSESNLPDTDRNNNITQSPDKNGFDNNGALQEQSLLSMSSTDLELQALTGSMTNKNDLQKQEMWRPEEFKQMNDLRFIQPTKHRELKYSGSWPGDQYKDQQTQTSFAEEPKSSQFFHGTKPEQPNSNKLLSPKLLGCTASTIGSKQTGLPSDERSCRQSAYGMKGQMYLSQSSNSAFSRTATSVLQAPSLKAHQSQRVPAQERETSLLSKGEVVKGEAGAPCNSKELFGQFLLKPVSRRPWDAISELESFNKELQGQEESTSSEEDSESAATSPHAGPPTQRRASRNEKSNQEPKHSGKSKTVVPDVPVFKSGRVKSKSESWSVGTEHGGEPGCVGSQGSLQPGGSSEGVGPADGSLITEMRTGEAKSRTSKQPVRVGPLKRVLSSSPSSSCHSNPFNNPVLQEMSEDQNYLAFVKLSKGATPAKDAVLERGSVVRLSLTKRNQGRSEPDLRSVGLEVAPGSGANNSDPSSNANAVEIPVNESLQARAARILGIDVAVESLLPDDHLGPHPRTSPANCAQDFESSVGSAVSDKEGKKDSSYEGRRKCGWTESALFVGAGGRSLYTDECQTSQQEASAKPLVTEQVLEHHVSPSQGEDQNLVCKSAVYQHSEKRVRSTSKVIETLQGKLTSPPSRTAMDRLVRMKEVDSVSRMRRLSIKSADSGEEVDEEKLSRVQEERGSKLASSGAVSKRVISLSENGYLGGMDKKKIDRDFSLDTYDPTKVEKV from the exons ATGTTCAGTGTCGAGGACCTCCTGATTTCTCATGGATACAAATTGTCAAAAAATCCCCCTGTTTCATATGAGAGCAGGTATGATGGATACCAGCATGAAATTGCGGGAAATAGATCTTCTCAGAGAACGCTGAATGGGTTTGAGGCAGAATCGAGAGCTGGGGCTTACAGCAAGAAACCTCTGGTGAAAACCAACTCGAGCAGCACCGAAAGCAGCCATGGGAGCCAAGGGAG ggtTTATGACAGGCCCGAATTAGCATGGTCATCCCAGCCCAAGACTGATAAAGATCTTGCCTACTGGAGAAGACGAGGACAGGACTTCAGTGTGCTACTGGGCTATTCCCAGAAAGGTGGTGTGGAAATGAAaagcctggctgcagccccaggggcaCCCCGGCACCCCAAGGACAGAGAGCTGAAGGTGGGCACGGGCGCAGGGTACGTCAGAAGAAGTGGCTTGCAGGAGGGCTGCGAAGTGCCGGGCGACTGCAAATGGCAAAGTCTGGGAATGGAAAGCTGGAACCAGCCAAAAAAGGTAGGGAGGCAAATGTCCGAGGGTGACAGGGAGAAGCTGCTTCAAGAGCTGTATTCATTGACCCTGGGAGACAACGTGCTGAGCACCCACAACAAGGGGAAATCGCAGTCCCTGCCGAGGGTCCTTTCACCAGAGAGTATGAG ACTGAGTGTGGAACCAGCCAAGCACCATGAAACAGGAGGCCATTTCCTTCCCCTGGTGAAACCCAAGTATGGGAGACCTCTCAAGCCTCCGTCCTATGAACTGCAGCGGCAGACGAGGGCACCCGCGGAAACCGTGGGTTTCCAAGACCACTACCACAAAGACGAACCCACCCCCTACTTAGCCAAAGTCAATGAGCCAAGGCAAGATTCTTGCATTCAAGACTCTGGTTTGGAGCCCCCGGTCTACGTACCTCCTCCATCTTACAAATCCCCACCTCACCAAAACATGACCCCACAGCCCCTCAATGAAGTGCCTAACAACAATGCGTATGCCAGCAGCAATCAGCAGGGTCCTGCGGAGCGGGTTGTCCCCTGCCAACGACCAGCCGCAAATGCTTTTGAAGCAGGGGGTGACCCTTGCAAAGACAACCATCTTCCTCATGGGAAGCAAAGCCATGCGAGGCGCCCGGCTGACTACCTGCGGTCTGTTCAGTATATTCCCTTTGATGATCCTCGGATACGACATATTAAAATTGCACCACTGGAAGGTCTGCAGGACAACACTGAAAATGCACGTAGTCCCAGTTCTGGTGCTTTGCAAGAGAGAGATCTTGAAGTACAGTACAACGGTGCCTTCTTAGATGCATCAAACTTGTCCAATTCTACAAAGGGAGAAAGAACTTCCGACAGCTCCACCCATAGCAACAGATGGTTGGCACCGTCCATCCGAGATCAGGAAAATTGTGCCTTGCCGGACCAAAGAGATAGTTGTAGCACAACTAATCATAGCCCCCGTAATGAAGCCAGCACGGAGTACACAAAAGGCAAACTTTCTGTAAGAAATTCACATATGGACAGCACCTGTGAGACTGTTacaaaagtgaaaaagtttGAACCTGGAACTGGGATGCAGAGCAAAAagagttcaaagaaaaaaatgaatgaaactaTATTTTGTTTGGTCTCTATCCCAGTTAAATCAGAATCCAATCTGCCAGATACAGATAGGAACAACAACATAACCCAGAGCCCCGATAAGAATGGGTTTGATAACAATGGAGCTTTGCAAGAACAAAGTCTCTTAAGTATGTCTTCAACGGACTTGGAGTTACAAGCGCTTACAGGAAGCATGACCAATAAAAATGACTTACAAAAACAAGAGATGTGGAGACCAGAAGAGTTCAAACAAATGAATGACCTCAGATTTATTCAGCCTACAAAACACAGAGAGCTCAAGTACTCTGGCTCCTGGCCAGGTGATCAGTACAAAGACCAGCAGACACAGACCAGTTTCGCCGAAGAACCTAAAAGCTCACAATTTTTCCATGGTACAAAGCCTGAACAGCCCAATAGTAACAAACTGCTGTCTCCGAAGCTCCTAGGATGTACAGCATCCACGATAGGGTCAAAACAGACAGGGTTACCTTCTGATGAGagaagctgcaggcagagcgCTTATGGCATGAAGGGTCAGATGTACCTCAGCCAGTCTAGCAACAGTGCTTTTTCCAGGACTGCCACCTCGGTTCTTCAGGCCCCGTCCCTAAAAGCCCACCAGAGCCAGCGCGTGCCTGCCCAGGAGAGGGAAACCAGCCTTCTTTCCAAGGGAGAGGTAGTTAAGGGAGAAGCAGGCGCTCCCTGCAACAGTAAAGAGCTGTTTGGGCAGTTCCTGTTGAAACCCGTAAGTCGCCGTCCCTGGGATGCAATAAGTGAGCTAGAAAGTTTTAACAAGGAGCTGCAAGGGCAAGAGGAGAGCACAAGCAGTGAAGAAGATTCGGAAAGCGCTGCAACTTCTCCACACGCAGGTCCCCCTACGCAGAGGAGGGCGTCCAGAAATGAGAAGTCGAACCAGGAGCCAAAACACAGTGGGAAGTCGAAAACGGTTGTGCCAGACGTGCCTGTATTCAAGTCAGGAAGAGTTAAAAGTAAGTCTGAAAGTTGGAGCGTGGGGACGGAGCATGGTGGTGAGCCGGGCTGCGTTGGCTCTCAAGGCTCCTTGCAGCCAGGAGGGAGCAGTGAAGGAGTCGGGCCAGCAGATGGAAGTCTGATAACAGAAATGAGGACGGGGGAAGCCAAGAGCAGAACAAGCAAGCAGCCAGTTCGCGTGGGCCCTCTCAAGAGAGTTTTGTCCAGTAGCCCAAGCAGTTCGTGTCACAGTAATCCTTTCAATAACCCTGTCTTGCAGGAGATGAGCGAAGACCAAAATTACCTAGCCTTTGTTAAACTGAGCAAAGGTGCAACTCCCGCAAAGGATGCAGTATTAGAGAGAGGCTCCGTAGTACGCTTGTCACTAACAAAGAGGAACCAAGGGCGCTCTGAGCCAGATTTGAGGTCCGTGGGACTTGAGGTAGCCCCAGGATCTGGTGCTAACAATTCTGATCCCTCTTCAAATGCAAATGCAGTGGAAATCCCTGTGAATGAGTCATTGCAGGCCAGAGCTGCAAGAATTTTAGGTATAGATGTAGCAGTGGAGTCTCTCCTTCCTGATGACCACCTTGGGCCCCACCCACGCACTAGCCCTGCAAACTGTGCCCAGGACTTTGAGTCATCAGTGGGGAGCGCAGTAAGtgacaaagaaggaaaaaaagatagttCTTATGAAGGCAGACGAAAGTGTGGCTGGACAGAGAGTGCTCTCTTTGTCGGAGCAGGAGGCCGGTCTTTATACACTGATGAATGCCAGACGTCTCAACAGGAAGCCAGTGCTAAACCACTGGTAACTGAGCAAGTTCTTGAGCATCATGTAAGTCCCAGCCAAGGTGAGGACCAAAACTTGGTTTGCAAGTCAGCTGTGTATCAGCATTCAGAAAAGAGAGTAAGGAGCACCTCAAAAGTGATAGAGACGCTTCAAGGCAAGCTCACATCTCCACCAAGCCGGACTGCCATGGATCGCTTAGTGCGAATGAAAGAAGTTGACTCTGTGTCTCGGATGAGACGTCTGAGCATTAAGAGCGCAGACTCGGGAGAGGAGGTGGATGAGGAGAAGCTGTCAAGGGTacaagaggagagaggaagcaaGCTGGCAAGCTCCGGGGCTGTTTCCAAGCGTGTTATCTCTCTCAGTGAAAACGGATATTTAGGTGGAATGGACAAGAAGAAGATtgacagagatttttctttag atacataTGACCCCACCAAAGTTGAAAAGGTGTGA